Proteins found in one Patescibacteria group bacterium genomic segment:
- a CDS encoding sulfotransferase domain-containing protein, giving the protein MKQKTITIVSGLPRSGTSMMMKMMKAGGISVLTDNLRKADEDNPKGYYEFEKVKQIRRDKTWLKQAQGKTVKMVSEFLKYLPRSYNYKVIFMQRKMEEILASQRQMLKRRGKPVNKASDKKMAALFKKHLKEAKLWLGKQPNIEVIYIDYNQVLKKPASQVKKINQFLDGTLDTQAMAKVIDPKLYRQRGS; this is encoded by the coding sequence ATGAAACAAAAAACGATTACGATTGTTTCTGGTTTACCTCGTTCTGGTACCTCAATGATGATGAAGATGATGAAAGCCGGTGGGATATCTGTTTTGACGGATAATTTGAGAAAGGCCGATGAAGATAATCCTAAGGGTTATTATGAATTTGAAAAAGTTAAACAAATTAGGCGGGATAAAACTTGGCTTAAACAGGCTCAAGGTAAGACCGTCAAGATGGTTTCTGAATTCTTAAAATATTTACCCAGAAGCTACAATTACAAAGTAATTTTTATGCAACGGAAGATGGAAGAGATTCTTGCTTCCCAAAGACAAATGCTTAAAAGAAGAGGTAAGCCAGTAAATAAAGCCAGTGATAAGAAGATGGCTGCCTTATTCAAAAAGCATTTAAAAGAGGCCAAATTATGGTTGGGAAAACAGCCCAATATTGAAGTCATCTATATTGACTATAATCAAGTTTTGAAAAAGCCAGCGAGTCAAGTAAAAAAGATTAACCAATTTTTAGATGGAACTCTTGATACTCAAGCTATGGCAAAGGTGATTGATCCCAAGCTTTACCGACAAAGAGGTTCTTGA
- a CDS encoding N-acetylmuramoyl-L-alanine amidase, with protein MNKKIVFLVLVLLLWVASLVFVSNTAEATGHKIVIDAGHGGDEPGSMECPGLSEADANLDVAKRLKALLEPDVTVYMTRESDVYMTNRDRYTLANNTDGEILVSIHFNGSTDHELNYTQGLYAKWKKDIDLASTIHNQLYPSLGIGNGGLLQFASGVILKAEMPATIQEVAFISNMTECGLLTDGTGNRQQQIAQSLYNGINDWFAGAQVPAHPGRGNRLSN; from the coding sequence ATGAATAAAAAAATAGTATTTCTTGTTTTGGTTTTGTTATTGTGGGTTGCGTCATTAGTGTTTGTTTCCAATACGGCAGAGGCAACTGGCCACAAAATAGTCATTGACGCTGGACACGGCGGCGATGAGCCTGGTTCAATGGAGTGTCCTGGTTTATCAGAGGCTGATGCAAATTTAGATGTAGCAAAAAGGCTAAAAGCACTGCTTGAGCCCGATGTAACAGTTTACATGACTAGAGAAAGCGATGTCTATATGACCAATAGAGATAGATACACTCTTGCCAACAATACAGATGGTGAAATTCTGGTTTCCATTCATTTCAACGGTTCAACCGACCATGAATTGAATTACACTCAAGGATTGTACGCTAAATGGAAAAAAGACATTGATTTAGCCTCGACAATCCATAATCAACTATATCCGAGCTTGGGAATTGGCAATGGAGGATTATTGCAGTTTGCCTCTGGAGTAATTCTTAAAGCGGAAATGCCCGCCACTATTCAGGAAGTAGCTTTTATATCAAATATGACTGAATGTGGTTTATTAACTGATGGTACTGGAAACCGGCAACAGCAGATTGCCCAATCTTTATATAACGGAATCAATGATTGGTTTGCTGGCGCACAGGTTCCGGCCCATCCAGGGAGGGGAAATAGGCTGAGTAATTAA
- the fusA gene encoding elongation factor G, whose product MAEKNETVTKRKVPIEKVRNIGIIAHIDAGKTTTTERVLYYTGKSYKIGDIDEGTTQMDWMEQEKERGITIMSAATTAFWRDYRINIIDTPGHIDFTAEVERSLRVLDGGIVVFDAEEGVQSQSEKVWHQADGYHVPRLCLINKMDKLGANFERTVEMIKDRLGAKPIVLTMPIGSEKDFVGVVDVLNQKALIWEEKDKTGEKFETKEIPANLIEQAKKYREELVELVAETNEDLTEKFLRSEEISLEELKTGIRQATIANQLVPVYTGASLRNKGVQPILDGVIDFLPNPLDVPAIKGTNPETGKEERRTCDPKGSFAALAFKIQSDPHVGRLTYIRIYSGTLKAGEEVYNSTKKRSERVGRLLLMHANNREQIETAEAGEIIAIVGLKEAATGDTLCDKAKPIVLESITFPEPVISLAIEPKTRADQGKLGYALNRLSEEDPTFQIKSDRETGQTIISGMGELHLEIIVDRMKREFGVEARTGRPQVAYKETITRMARGEGKYIRQSGGRGQYGHCFLRLEPLGRGEGFKFTNEIRGTAIPSVYIPAIEKGVKEAMDKGILAGYPVTDVFVAVYDGSYHEVDSSDIAFKIAGSMGFQDAAKQANLVLLEPIMKLEVTTPDGFMGDVIGDLSSKRAQIQETEARGNIRVITVLIPLAEVSGYATTLRSITQGRANPYMEFSHYQEVPANITEKIVSAKTGAASDRGK is encoded by the coding sequence ATGGCCGAAAAAAACGAAACAGTTACTAAAAGAAAAGTCCCGATTGAAAAAGTTCGGAACATTGGTATTATTGCCCATATTGATGCCGGTAAAACGACCACGACCGAGCGGGTCCTTTATTATACTGGCAAGAGCTATAAAATCGGCGATATCGATGAAGGTACTACCCAGATGGATTGGATGGAGCAGGAAAAGGAACGGGGAATTACGATTATGTCAGCAGCGACAACCGCTTTTTGGCGTGACTATCGGATTAATATCATTGATACTCCTGGCCATATTGATTTTACGGCTGAAGTGGAACGCTCTTTAAGAGTTTTAGACGGTGGGATTGTTGTTTTTGATGCTGAAGAAGGCGTTCAATCTCAATCAGAAAAAGTTTGGCACCAAGCTGATGGCTATCACGTTCCTCGTCTCTGTCTCATTAATAAGATGGATAAATTGGGAGCAAACTTTGAACGGACAGTGGAAATGATTAAAGATCGTTTAGGGGCCAAGCCGATTGTTCTTACGATGCCGATTGGTAGTGAGAAAGATTTTGTCGGCGTGGTTGATGTCCTCAATCAAAAAGCCTTGATTTGGGAAGAAAAGGATAAAACCGGAGAGAAATTTGAAACCAAAGAAATTCCCGCTAATCTAATTGAGCAAGCGAAAAAATATCGAGAAGAATTGGTTGAGTTAGTGGCCGAAACCAATGAAGACCTCACAGAAAAATTTTTACGGAGTGAAGAAATTAGCCTTGAAGAATTAAAAACAGGCATTCGTCAAGCAACCATCGCTAATCAACTTGTCCCGGTTTATACCGGAGCCTCCTTGCGTAATAAAGGTGTCCAACCTATTTTGGATGGAGTGATCGATTTTTTACCCAATCCGCTTGATGTTCCGGCGATTAAAGGGACTAACCCTGAAACGGGTAAGGAAGAAAGAAGAACATGTGATCCTAAAGGTTCTTTTGCAGCTCTGGCTTTTAAAATTCAATCTGACCCCCATGTGGGTAGACTAACTTATATTCGTATTTATTCGGGAACATTAAAAGCCGGTGAGGAAGTTTACAATAGTACCAAAAAACGGTCTGAAAGAGTTGGGCGTTTATTACTGATGCATGCCAACAATCGAGAGCAAATTGAAACGGCTGAAGCCGGGGAAATTATTGCCATTGTTGGTTTGAAAGAAGCGGCGACGGGTGATACTCTCTGTGACAAAGCCAAGCCGATTGTTTTAGAATCGATTACTTTTCCTGAGCCAGTCATTTCTCTTGCGATTGAACCTAAAACCCGGGCTGACCAAGGGAAACTCGGTTATGCTCTTAATCGTCTTTCTGAAGAAGATCCGACTTTTCAAATCAAGTCTGATCGGGAGACTGGCCAGACAATTATTTCTGGTATGGGTGAGTTGCATCTGGAAATTATTGTTGACCGAATGAAGCGGGAATTTGGGGTCGAAGCCAGGACTGGACGGCCCCAAGTTGCCTATAAGGAAACGATTACCCGGATGGCTAGAGGCGAAGGTAAATATATTCGTCAATCAGGTGGCCGAGGTCAATATGGTCATTGTTTTCTTAGACTGGAACCTTTAGGTCGAGGCGAGGGCTTTAAGTTTACCAATGAAATTCGAGGGACAGCCATTCCTTCTGTTTACATTCCGGCGATTGAAAAGGGCGTTAAGGAGGCGATGGATAAAGGAATTTTAGCAGGTTATCCGGTGACTGATGTGTTTGTGGCTGTCTATGACGGCAGTTATCATGAAGTTGACTCTTCAGATATTGCTTTTAAGATTGCTGGTTCAATGGGTTTTCAAGATGCGGCTAAGCAAGCCAATTTGGTTCTCTTAGAACCGATTATGAAATTAGAAGTGACTACGCCTGATGGGTTTATGGGTGATGTTATTGGCGATTTGTCTAGTAAACGGGCTCAAATTCAGGAGACAGAGGCACGGGGCAATATTCGGGTGATTACGGTTCTCATTCCTTTGGCTGAAGTCTCAGGTTATGCCACAACTTTGAGGAGTATTACTCAGGGTAGGGCCAATCCCTATATGGAATTTTCTCATTATCAAGAAGTGCCGGCTAATATTACGGAAAAAATTGTTTCCGCCAAAACTGGAGCTGCTTCTGACAGAGGAAAATAA
- a CDS encoding matrixin family metalloprotease yields MRKFLIGASCLLFLALAFPVLAKEQPGKPETTPPDLEKITFIHYAKSAKNSKPVWDDTVDKFKFIAGGIRWADTMTYEVNPYGSYLNENEVIATLSESLETWDIETSFELFATPELDDSVSFNENRDYTNTVTWGSLGSGIIAVNQFWYNPALKIIVESDVVFSTGFTWSLAGESGKMDLQNIATHEFGHNGLSDLYMPPSTALTMYGYSGYGEIDKQTLGTGDWLGIQELYNE; encoded by the coding sequence ATGAGGAAATTTTTAATTGGAGCTAGTTGTTTGCTGTTTTTGGCTTTAGCTTTTCCGGTATTGGCAAAAGAACAGCCAGGAAAACCAGAAACCACTCCGCCGGATTTAGAAAAAATAACCTTTATTCACTACGCAAAATCTGCTAAAAATTCCAAACCAGTTTGGGATGACACGGTAGATAAATTCAAATTCATTGCCGGTGGAATAAGGTGGGCCGACACCATGACTTATGAAGTGAACCCCTATGGAAGCTACTTAAATGAAAATGAAGTGATAGCTACTCTAAGCGAAAGTTTAGAAACATGGGATATTGAAACTTCATTTGAGCTTTTTGCAACACCAGAGTTAGATGATAGCGTAAGTTTTAATGAAAACAGAGATTATACTAATACAGTAACATGGGGAAGTCTAGGATCAGGAATTATTGCAGTAAATCAATTTTGGTATAATCCAGCATTAAAAATTATAGTAGAATCTGATGTTGTATTTAGTACAGGTTTCACTTGGAGTTTGGCTGGTGAAAGCGGCAAAATGGACCTGCAAAACATTGCCACTCATGAATTCGGGCACAATGGATTAAGTGACTTATACATGCCGCCAAGCACGGCGTTGACCATGTATGGATATAGCGGTTACGGAGAGATTGATAAGCAAACCTTAGGAACCGGAGACTGGCTAGGAATTCAAGAGCTTTATAACGAGTGA
- a CDS encoding DUF5655 domain-containing protein: protein MQKHFVGKKQAKKLFDFLVEQIDSKIGKCKIISIPCCVHLFGKYDFLAALPKNDRLEIRFALDRKLDSPRLKVCVPMSSMVYKNCFDISSKQEIDDEIIEWMNESYHLKD from the coding sequence TTGCAAAAGCATTTTGTAGGTAAGAAGCAAGCAAAAAAGCTGTTTGACTTTTTAGTAGAACAAATTGACAGCAAGATTGGTAAATGCAAAATAATTTCTATTCCTTGCTGTGTTCATTTGTTTGGTAAATATGACTTTTTGGCAGCGTTACCTAAAAATGATAGGTTAGAGATAAGGTTTGCATTAGATAGAAAACTTGATAGCCCAAGGTTGAAAGTATGTGTACCAATGTCCAGCATGGTATATAAGAATTGTTTTGATATAAGCAGCAAGCAAGAAATAGACGATGAAATCATTGAATGGATGAACGAATCGTACCACTTGAAAGATTGA
- the rpsG gene encoding 30S ribosomal protein S7 — protein MRGKRAPKRTVVPDEVYKSRLVTKLINRTMRQGKKSVAQKHVYQAFKLIEEKTKSNPLEIFHQALENVKPQMEVRPRRVGGAAYQVPIPVKGDRRESLAIRWLIQAAQARPNKEYHHFYEKLAVELIEAAKKEGGAVAKKEEINKIAEANKAFAHFRW, from the coding sequence ATGAGAGGTAAAAGAGCACCAAAAAGAACGGTCGTTCCTGATGAAGTCTATAAAAGCCGGTTAGTGACCAAGTTGATCAATCGGACGATGCGTCAGGGAAAGAAATCAGTTGCCCAAAAACATGTTTATCAGGCTTTTAAACTTATTGAAGAAAAAACCAAAAGCAATCCTTTGGAAATTTTTCATCAAGCTTTGGAAAATGTTAAACCTCAAATGGAGGTTCGACCTCGTCGAGTTGGCGGTGCTGCTTACCAAGTACCGATACCGGTTAAAGGTGACCGGCGAGAATCACTGGCTATTCGTTGGCTTATTCAGGCCGCCCAAGCAAGGCCCAATAAGGAATACCATCACTTTTATGAGAAATTAGCGGTTGAGTTAATCGAGGCGGCTAAAAAAGAAGGCGGCGCGGTCGCTAAGAAAGAAGAAATTAATAAAATTGCTGAAGCTAATAAAGCCTTTGCTCACTTCAGGTGGTAA
- the tuf gene encoding elongation factor Tu: MAEKTKFKREKPHVNIGTIGHVDHGKTTLTSAITKVLEKANTGTKYIPFDQIDNAPEEKERGLTISISHIEYETEKRHYAHIDCPGHKDFIKNMITGAAQMDGAILVVAADDGPMPQTREHILLARQVDVPAMIVFLNKVDLVKDKEMLDLVEMEIRELLTKYKFPGDKIAIIRGSAAKALEGDAEAEKAVLELMKAVDENIPTPKRPLDKPFLMPLEDVFSIKGRGTVVTGRIERGKIKVGDEIEIIGLRDTQKTTVTGVEMFRKTLDEGEAGDNVGILLRGVEKKDVERGQALAKPGTIKPHQEFEAEVYILTKEEGGRHTPFFSGYKPQFYVRTTDVTGEVTLSKGVEMVMPGDNAKMTVKLIQPVAMEEGFRFAIREGGHTVGAGAISKIIA; the protein is encoded by the coding sequence GTGGCTGAAAAAACAAAATTTAAAAGAGAAAAACCTCACGTTAATATTGGGACCATTGGTCACGTTGACCATGGTAAGACGACTTTAACCTCAGCAATTACCAAGGTTTTAGAGAAAGCAAATACGGGGACAAAATATATTCCCTTTGATCAGATTGATAACGCTCCTGAAGAAAAAGAACGGGGTTTGACAATTTCTATTTCCCACATTGAGTATGAGACGGAAAAGCGTCACTATGCTCACATTGACTGTCCCGGACACAAAGACTTTATTAAAAACATGATTACCGGTGCTGCTCAAATGGATGGTGCCATTCTTGTTGTCGCCGCCGATGATGGTCCAATGCCTCAGACTCGAGAGCATATTCTCTTGGCTCGTCAGGTTGATGTGCCAGCCATGATCGTTTTCCTAAATAAAGTCGATTTGGTTAAGGACAAAGAGATGCTTGATCTGGTTGAAATGGAAATTAGGGAACTTTTAACTAAATATAAATTCCCTGGTGACAAAATTGCGATTATTCGAGGCTCCGCCGCTAAGGCCCTTGAGGGCGATGCTGAAGCAGAAAAAGCCGTTCTTGAACTGATGAAGGCGGTTGATGAAAATATTCCGACACCTAAACGGCCTTTAGACAAACCCTTCTTGATGCCTCTTGAGGATGTTTTCTCTATTAAAGGTCGAGGGACTGTTGTCACTGGAAGAATCGAACGAGGTAAAATTAAAGTTGGTGATGAAATCGAAATCATCGGTCTTCGCGACACCCAAAAGACAACGGTCACTGGTGTTGAGATGTTCCGTAAAACTCTTGATGAAGGTGAAGCTGGTGATAACGTTGGTATTCTTCTTCGAGGAGTCGAAAAGAAAGACGTGGAACGAGGTCAAGCTTTAGCAAAACCTGGTACCATTAAGCCTCATCAAGAATTTGAGGCAGAAGTTTATATCCTTACCAAAGAAGAAGGTGGTCGTCATACCCCTTTCTTCAGTGGTTACAAACCTCAATTTTATGTTCGAACTACAGATGTAACCGGTGAAGTCACTCTCTCTAAGGGAGTAGAAATGGTCATGCCTGGTGATAATGCCAAGATGACAGTCAAGCTTATTCAGCCGGTCGCTATGGAAGAAGGCTTCCGTTTTGCTATCCGTGAGGGTGGTCACACTGTTGGGGCGGGAGCAATTAGTAAAATTATCGCCTAA
- the rpsJ gene encoding 30S ribosomal protein S10 translates to MPKGRIRVRLKAYDHRVIDESCEKILETALASGAKVVGPVPLPTHRKLITVTTSPHTDKDAREHFQILTHKRLIDILEPTSKTIDSLMHLELPSGVDIEIKM, encoded by the coding sequence ATGCCAAAGGGCAGAATAAGGGTACGTTTAAAAGCATATGATCATCGAGTCATCGATGAGAGTTGCGAAAAAATCTTAGAAACAGCCTTAGCTAGTGGTGCCAAAGTAGTGGGTCCTGTGCCTCTACCAACCCACCGAAAACTGATTACGGTTACCACCAGTCCCCACACTGACAAAGACGCCAGAGAACACTTCCAAATCCTCACTCATAAAAGATTGATTGATATTCTTGAACCAACCAGTAAAACAATTGACTCCTTAATGCATCTTGAACTTCCTTCAGGAGTGGATATTGAAATCAAAATGTAA
- a CDS encoding 2'-5' RNA ligase family protein, translated as MNSYSYLIVILPPKEVIKTMDKYRRLYAKYTSYTIPSHITVYPPFFLKGITERRFLTKLVNDFSKTKCGEVTLNSIDYFKGRNNVAFVKPDSKSSKYIINLLVKTVKFLEGYTKSVYSEYSPTPDKFNPHMTIAEKIPNNSLPKIKKELKNFNNVFSFKVESIFVFKKATDAKSWGMLREITFY; from the coding sequence ATGAACTCTTACTCTTACCTAATAGTCATTCTCCCTCCAAAAGAAGTTATTAAAACAATGGATAAATATCGCAGATTGTATGCAAAATACACAAGTTACACTATTCCCTCACACATTACCGTATATCCACCATTCTTTTTAAAAGGTATTACGGAAAGACGATTTCTTACAAAACTTGTAAACGACTTTTCTAAAACGAAATGTGGTGAAGTTACTCTTAATTCAATTGATTATTTTAAAGGTAGAAATAATGTTGCGTTTGTAAAACCTGATTCTAAATCGTCTAAATATATTATTAACTTACTAGTAAAAACTGTTAAGTTCTTAGAAGGTTATACAAAAAGTGTTTACAGTGAATATAGTCCAACTCCTGACAAGTTTAATCCTCATATGACTATTGCGGAGAAAATACCAAACAACTCACTTCCTAAGATTAAAAAGGAATTAAAAAATTTTAACAATGTGTTTTCCTTTAAGGTTGAGTCAATATTTGTATTTAAAAAAGCAACAGACGCAAAGTCATGGGGTATGCTTCGAGAAATAACTTTCTATTAA
- a CDS encoding HAD-IA family hydrolase, which yields MKTILVDAIGAFVVKGKDAFKIFKEMHDLLEGFPNQKIILTGANDKQFKKFGLDKMPYEVFTLKHNPEKTDPEYFRKMLEHFSLQPEDVVYFEHSPEATKSAQSLGITSYYYDPDKKDLQALKQFLDSNA from the coding sequence ATGAAAACTATTTTAGTAGACGCAATTGGCGCTTTTGTGGTTAAGGGTAAGGATGCCTTTAAGATTTTTAAGGAAATGCACGATCTTCTTGAGGGCTTTCCAAATCAAAAAATAATCTTAACCGGCGCGAACGATAAGCAATTTAAGAAGTTTGGCTTGGACAAAATGCCCTATGAGGTTTTTACACTAAAGCACAATCCGGAAAAGACTGACCCCGAGTATTTTAGGAAAATGCTAGAACACTTTAGCCTCCAACCGGAAGATGTTGTCTATTTTGAACACAGTCCAGAAGCAACAAAAAGCGCTCAATCGCTCGGTATAACCTCATATTATTACGACCCCGATAAAAAAGACCTGCAAGCGCTTAAGCAATTCTTAGATAGCAACGCTTAG